AAAACAGGTTTGAGTGGCGAGTTTCCATCCCTCATAGTCACTTCTAAAACACGCTGCCGTTGAATTTAATCCACGGTCAGCGTGCGAAGGCACGTTTCCATCCCTCATAGTCACTTCTAAAACGTGTGAAGTGGGTTGTTTTTAAAAAAGGGGACGAGGTGTTTGTTTCCATCCCTCATAGTCACTTCTAAAACATTTGATACGAAGGTTTTTGTTGATAACTTGGCGCGGTTGTTTCCATCCCTCATAGTCACTTCTAAAACGAACAATTCTATGAACTGGAATTCCGAAAAGACAATGGAGAAAGTTTCCATCCCTCATAGTCACTTCTAAAACGGATGGAATGGAACAGAGGGTATGAGCTTTTAGTAAAGGTTGTTTCCATCCCTCATAGTCACTTCTAAAACATAGTGTTAGCGTATGGAGACTACACGTATGTAAAAGGTTTCCATCCCTCATAGTCACTTCTAAAACATTTTAAATTCCTTGTCTACTGAAGAGGTAGACAAGGAAAGTTTCCATCCCTCATAGTCACTTCTAAAACCTATGACATTGTAGAAATTGATGAACAAGTTGTTCAAATTATTTGTGTTTCCATCCCTCATAGTCACTTCTAAAACTTATTAAGAGCAATTTTATTTCCCCTGTCGGTTGAAGGTTTCCATCCCTCATAGTCACTTCTAAAACATAGCAGTAGTGAATAATGAACCAGTAGTGGTTGAAATAAAGAGTTTCCATCCCTCATAGTCACTTCTAAAACGACCTAATAGAAGGGATTGTATATTACGAACCGTCCACTTAGTTTCCATCCCTCATAGTCACTTCTAAAACCGAAGCTAATGGAACTGTTTAAATCGTTGGACTCTTATGAGTTGTTTCCATCCCTCATAGTCACTTCTAAAACCGAAAATAAGTATGTAGTTTATGACATCAAAACAGGCGAGTTTCCATCCCTCATAGTCACTTCTAAAACAATATGAAAGGAAACGGAGGGTGAAAAAATGAAAAAGAAAAGTTTCCATCCCTCATAGTCACTTCTAAAACATAGTATTGATGACAGCTTTGTTGTTAATCGTGCCAAAAGTTTCCATCCCTCATAGTCACTTCTAAAACAAAGTTAATAGGCAAGTTTTTAAAAGAAATACTCTTGACAGTTTCCATCCCTCATAGTCACTTCTAAAACGGATTGAGACCACTAATTCACACAGACTTCATAAAAGACCAGTTTCCATCCCTCATAGTCACTTCTAAAACATGGATGTTAGAAAACGCAAAGAATAAAAAGGTCAATGTTTCCATCCCTCATAGTCACTTCTAAAACCTTTAAGACTGTATCTCGAAAAAATCGGTGAAATTCCTAAAGGTTTCCATCCCTCATAGTCACTTCTAAAACGGAGTTTTGAGTTTGCAGGTGTCGAACTGGAAACGAAGAATGTTTCCATCCCTCATAGTCACTTCTAAAACATTTTATGGTATGTTTACGAGACAAGATTAAGCAAAAACTACCGTTTCCATCCCTCATAGTCACTTCTAAAACACCCGTAAGAGCAAGAAGGTTTTTTGTGAAAGATTTCCATCCCTCATAGTCACTTCTAAAACCCAAGAATTTTTCGCGGTTGTTAAATATTATCTTAAAAGGTACAAAAATTTCCATCCCTCATAGTCACTTCTAAAACAGGTTTTTCGTGATAGACGGTAACGGTTACACTGAAAAAAATTTCCATCCCTCATAGTCACTTCTAAAACCAAAAATTGTCGAAGATTTTTATTTGGAACCATATAGCCATGATTTCCATCCCTCATAGTCACTTCTAAAACCGTGGAATATTCCATGTTTATCCGTGGGAAGACCCCAAGCTCTTATTTCCATCCCTCATAGTCACTTCTAAAACTCTACCGTAGATTGTAACTAAACTAACCGCTGCGGGAAATTTCCATCCCTCATAGTCACTTCTAAAACATTATAACCAACCGCTGCGGGAACGAAAGAGAGAACGTACCAAAATTTCCATCCCTCATAGTCACTTCTAAAACGAATATAAACAAACCCCAACCTACATCAAACGGCAAGAAGCAAATTTCCATCCCTCATAGTCACTTCTAAAACTCATCGCTATGGTATGTTAACATACCCCCGAATGTATTTCCATCCCTCATAGTCACTTCTAAAACAAGATTTTTCGAAATCAAAGACGACATCGCTACAAAGGTAGTATTTCCATCCCCCATAGTCACTTCTAAAACATACGCACAAACCCTTGCAAAAAACACACTCAATGAATTAGAATTTCCATCCCTCATAGTCACTTCTAAAACGAGGGTTTAATTCCTATGCCGATGGTAGCCTCGCATACTGGAAATTTCCATCCCTCATAGTCACTTCTAAAACGTCACATAGCACCATACACGATTTTACAAGGACGGTATGAATTTCCATCCCTCATAGTCACTTCTAAAACCTGATGGGAAACGCAACTTTGAAGTCGTGGAGTACCAAAATATTTCCATCCCTCATAGTCACTTCTAAAACAAAAAATATTGTGGTTCCAATTATATATCCATGATAGAAAATTTCCATCCCTCATAGTCACTTCTAAAACTGTATAATGGAAAGGAGGGATAGAGTGTGAACGTAAAGATTTCCATCCCTCATAGTCACTTCTAAAACGAGTTTAATCTATTTATTTTAATTGCAGGGAGGGCTTTATTTCCATCCCTCATAGTCACTTCTAAAACATGATTGGGACGTTGGAAGAAGGTGCTTTTGGTTTGGTTTGATTTCCATCCCTCATAGTCACTTCTAAAACATTGAAGAAATTCAACAACAACTTCAGTCTTTGAATTTCCATCCCTCATAGTCACTTCTAAAACTTATTTACATCATAGAAAGGGGGTGAAGTTGAATGGATTTCCATCCCTCATAGTCACTTCTAAAACTTATTTTAAAAAATAAAAATAATAAATATATTTAAAAAAATTTCCATCCCTCATAGTCACTTCTAAAACCTGTCAACGGCCAGCCAGCTATAAGCTCAACAAAAGTGCAATTTCCATCCCTCATAGTCACTTCTAAAACAAAGACAAGATACCAGAAAATTTGGTGACAGGAAGAAAAATAACGTAATTTCCATCCCTCATAGTCACTTCTAAAACATACATTCCGAGTGACAAACTCAGGCAGGACAGAATTGAGAATTTCCATCCCTCATAGTCACTTCTAAAACTCGTCAGATATGCATGAATACTATATCATATTTTTTGTTACAAGTCAACGTTACATTCGTAACAATAGAAAAGTTTCAATTTATGCGTGTTTTCGATTTCCTCGTTTCTTAGCAAGGAGCTCGAAAACAGAGACAGTTTTGCCTGTTTACTTAATAGTTACAAATATCTTTACAAACATATCGTATTTTAAGGCATATCCAATATGTGTTAACACAGTATGAAGTAAAAGAGGGAGTGTTCTTTTTTTGTCTTTTGTGTATGTATTGATTTAAAATTACTAAAAAGTTTTTATTATATAAAAAATGATGATAGAAGTTATAATCTGTTACAAAAAACAATTTATTATAGCGAATGAATAAACGTTCGCGTAAGTACACTCTTGAATTTGAGTACAAATGCAATCTTACAAATGCAATATAAAGTTATATGTTAATAATAAATATACAATGTAATGCATAAAAATTTATTTTAGACAATTTTAGTTTTTCCAAATTCTTTAATTGATATCGTTCGGACGAAGCTATAGATTCTACTTTAAAACTACCCTTCAAAGCCTTAGACAGCCTGGTGCAGTTCAGTACAATAAAGGAACATCTGTTCCTCAACTGAAACAAAAACATCCCTTGGCTTTTCACCAAGGGATGTTTTGCGGTCTTTGTATAGTTTACTTCAGATAATTCTCAAACCAACCCACAATTTCCTTCAACCTTCTCAACCTATGCAGCGGCTTACCACTCCTGCTCAGGTCGTGGTTTTCTCCTTTGAATATCACTAATTTTGCTTCAACACCGTGGTATTTGAGCGATGTGAACATTTGAATTGCTTCTACAAGCCAGCAGCGGTAGTCTTCGTT
The DNA window shown above is from Fervidobacterium changbaicum and carries:
- a CDS encoding prolyl oligopeptidase family serine peptidase is translated as MFLQNEDYRCWLVEAIQMFTSLKYHGVEAKLVIFKGENHDLSRSGKPLHRLRRLKEIVGWFENYLK